One genomic segment of Fusobacterium nucleatum includes these proteins:
- a CDS encoding pyridoxal phosphate-dependent aminotransferase, with the protein MRISDRVKNMKYSAVRKLAPLAAEAEKKGIKVYRLNIGQPNIETPELFFEGLKNIPDHVIRYADSRGISTLLEQVIEVYARDGHILKKEDIIVTEGGSEALTFAMLAICNPNDEVLIPEPFYSNYKSFLDISDAKIIPIPTDIKNNFALPKKEEIQKLITSKTKAILYSNPCNPTGKVYTEEEVKLLADLAAENDLFVIADEPYREFIYDDNDKHYSLLDIEKAKENVIIIDSVSKHYSACGARVGFLISKNKDFMTYIMKLCQARLAAPTVEQYAVANLMKAPKEYFKEIKEIYKRRRNIIVNSLNKIEGVTCSTPKGAIYAFAKLPVESSEDFCKWLLTEFVYDNSTVMLAPGEGFYETEGLGKNEVRFSFCVGENDIEKAMRVLEEALKVYKK; encoded by the coding sequence ATGAGAATTTCAGACAGAGTTAAAAATATGAAATATTCAGCTGTTAGAAAGTTAGCTCCTTTGGCTGCTGAGGCAGAAAAAAAGGGAATAAAAGTTTACAGATTAAATATAGGACAACCTAATATAGAAACACCAGAATTGTTTTTTGAAGGTTTAAAAAATATACCTGATCATGTTATAAGATATGCAGATTCAAGAGGAATATCTACTTTATTAGAACAAGTTATTGAAGTTTATGCAAGGGATGGACATATTCTAAAGAAAGAAGATATAATTGTAACAGAAGGTGGTAGTGAAGCTTTAACATTTGCAATGCTTGCTATTTGTAATCCAAATGATGAAGTTTTAATTCCAGAACCTTTTTATTCAAATTATAAAAGTTTCTTAGATATTTCAGATGCAAAAATTATTCCTATACCAACAGATATAAAAAATAATTTTGCTTTGCCTAAAAAAGAAGAAATACAAAAACTTATTACTTCTAAAACAAAAGCAATTTTATATTCAAACCCTTGTAACCCAACAGGGAAAGTATATACAGAAGAAGAAGTTAAATTACTGGCTGACTTAGCAGCAGAAAATGATTTGTTTGTTATTGCTGATGAGCCATATAGAGAATTCATATATGATGATAATGACAAACATTATTCTTTATTAGATATAGAAAAAGCTAAGGAGAATGTTATTATTATAGATAGTGTTTCTAAACATTATAGTGCTTGTGGGGCAAGAGTTGGGTTTTTAATATCAAAAAATAAAGACTTTATGACATATATAATGAAACTTTGTCAAGCCAGACTTGCTGCACCAACTGTTGAACAATATGCAGTAGCTAATTTAATGAAAGCTCCTAAGGAGTATTTTAAAGAAATCAAAGAAATTTATAAAAGAAGAAGAAATATAATAGTAAATTCTTTAAATAAGATAGAGGGTGTAACTTGTTCAACTCCAAAAGGGGCAATTTATGCTTTTGCAAAACTTCCTGTGGAAAGTTCAGAAGATTTTTGTAAATGGCTTTTAACTGAGTTTGTCTATGATAACTCAACAGTTATGCTTGCACCTGGGGAAGGTTTTTATGAAACAGAAGGTTTAGGAAAAAATGAAGTAAGATTTTCTTTCTGTGTTGGAGAAAATGATATAGAAAAGGCAATGAGGGTGCTTGAAGAGGCATTAAAAGTTTATAAAAAGTAG
- a CDS encoding penicillin-binding protein, whose amino-acid sequence MQKKIKIAGILFLLFVLGVSGYLIYNKSFFLLTLFLFSIVYLVFSIAVISNWGKKQLFAKRSSIMLLIILFFLIVYALRLLGIQYLQKSKYVALMNEQLLSINKEIGQRGLIYDNKGKKLAFNNRKYTISINPSLLNDEKIHDEIVKDIVAIRDSKIVKLEDNILEKLSKLASEGNRYKRLVKDIDDEQKEQIDELLAGIERTKVKGSPKYRTILQFEKSIERKYYKQDEYEKLIGMVRFTEESRDERLGISGLEKQYQNYLVEKRRNIPKLYGLNKKNILALSKETLFSDLNGKNLYLTIDADLNFILNDEIKAQFKNTNAYEAYGLIMDPNNGKILAVAAFSKDKNLLRNNIFQSQYEPGSIFKPLIVAAAMNEKFINENTTFNVGDGKIKRFKKTIRESSRSTRGIITTREVIMKSSNVGMVLISDYFTNALFEDYLKAFGLYDKTGVDFPNELKPYTSSYKNWDGLKKNNMAFGQGVVITPIQMITAFSAVINGGTLYKPYIVEKITDSEGTVIMRNTPTAVRQVISEKVSEKMRSILEDTVDKGTGKRARIEGYAIGGKTGTAQLSAGKSGYVRNEYLSSFIGFFPADKPKYVVMAMFMRPQADIQANKFGGVVAAPVVGNVIRRIIKEEEGFAKNVETINVSSSKDENGESIKSNLDAISYEDVMPDLEGMSPQEVLAVFKETNIDIEVIGTGLVEEQRPAAGDSLKNVKKVKIILK is encoded by the coding sequence GTGCAGAAGAAAATTAAAATTGCTGGAATCCTATTTTTGCTATTTGTTCTAGGTGTATCTGGATATCTTATCTATAATAAAAGTTTTTTCCTTTTAACACTTTTTTTATTTTCAATAGTCTATCTTGTATTTTCTATTGCAGTAATCAGTAACTGGGGGAAAAAACAATTATTTGCAAAAAGAAGCAGTATAATGTTATTAATTATACTCTTTTTTCTAATTGTTTATGCACTTAGATTACTTGGAATTCAATATCTGCAAAAATCTAAATATGTCGCTCTTATGAATGAACAACTATTAAGTATTAACAAAGAAATTGGACAAAGAGGCTTAATATATGATAATAAAGGAAAAAAACTTGCTTTTAATAATAGAAAATATACAATTTCTATAAATCCATCTCTTTTAAATGATGAAAAGATACATGATGAAATTGTAAAGGATATAGTAGCTATAAGAGACAGTAAAATAGTAAAATTAGAAGATAACATATTAGAAAAATTATCAAAATTAGCTAGTGAAGGCAATAGATATAAAAGACTCGTCAAAGATATAGATGATGAGCAAAAGGAACAAATAGACGAGCTATTAGCAGGAATTGAAAGAACAAAGGTTAAGGGAAGTCCAAAGTATAGAACAATTTTACAATTTGAAAAGTCTATTGAAAGAAAATATTATAAACAAGATGAATATGAAAAGTTAATAGGTATGGTTAGATTTACAGAAGAATCTAGAGATGAAAGATTAGGAATTTCTGGTTTAGAAAAACAATATCAAAATTATTTAGTTGAAAAGAGAAGAAATATTCCAAAACTTTATGGTTTAAATAAAAAAAATATTTTAGCACTTTCAAAAGAAACGCTATTTTCAGATTTGAATGGAAAAAATCTTTACTTAACAATAGATGCAGACTTAAATTTTATTTTAAATGATGAGATAAAAGCACAATTTAAAAATACTAATGCTTATGAAGCTTATGGTCTTATTATGGATCCTAATAATGGGAAAATTTTAGCAGTAGCAGCTTTTTCAAAAGATAAAAATTTATTAAGAAATAATATATTTCAAAGTCAATATGAACCAGGTTCTATATTTAAACCTCTTATAGTAGCAGCTGCTATGAATGAAAAATTTATAAATGAAAATACAACATTTAATGTTGGTGATGGAAAAATTAAAAGATTCAAAAAGACAATCAGAGAAAGTAGTAGATCTACAAGAGGGATTATAACTACAAGAGAAGTTATTATGAAATCAAGTAATGTTGGTATGGTACTTATCAGTGATTATTTTACTAATGCTCTTTTTGAAGATTATTTAAAAGCTTTTGGACTATATGATAAGACAGGAGTAGATTTCCCAAATGAATTAAAACCATATACAAGTTCATATAAAAATTGGGATGGTTTAAAGAAAAATAATATGGCATTTGGACAAGGAGTTGTTATAACACCTATTCAAATGATAACTGCTTTTTCTGCTGTTATAAATGGTGGAACTCTATACAAACCATACATAGTCGAAAAGATAACTGATAGTGAAGGAACTGTTATAATGAGAAATACTCCCACTGCTGTTAGACAAGTTATATCAGAAAAAGTATCTGAAAAGATGAGAAGTATTTTGGAAGACACTGTTGATAAAGGTACTGGGAAAAGAGCTCGTATTGAAGGATATGCCATTGGTGGAAAAACAGGAACTGCACAATTAAGTGCTGGTAAGTCAGGATATGTTAGAAATGAGTATCTATCTTCATTCATTGGTTTCTTCCCAGCAGATAAACCAAAATATGTTGTAATGGCAATGTTTATGAGACCTCAAGCAGATATACAAGCTAATAAATTCGGTGGAGTTGTTGCTGCACCAGTAGTTGGTAATGTTATTAGAAGAATTATAAAAGAAGAAGAAGGTTTTGCTAAAAATGTGGAAACAATAAATGTTTCAAGCTCAAAAGATGAAAATGGAGAAAGTATAAAATCTAACTTAGATGCTATAAGTTATGAAGATGTTATGCCAGATTTAGAAGGTATGAGTCCACAAGAAGTTTTAGCTGTTTTTAAAGAAACTAATATAGATATAGAAGTTATTGGAACAGGGCTTGTTGAAGAACAAAGACCAGCTGCTGGGGATAGTTTAAAAAATGTTAAAAAAGTAAAGATTATATTGAAATAA
- a CDS encoding YihY/virulence factor BrkB family protein yields MKNLFENFGSKKFNTENLKLMLKRAYEKYQRANSSFWVTSLSFYTILAIVPILAILVSLSSWFGAEDYVINQIKDIAPLKGGTLELLTDFSNNLLMNARSGVLAGVGFLFLGWTFIQMFSLIEESFNEIWHIKKSRSLIRKISDYISFFIFLPLLFITLNGLTLLLLSKIKETIFLYYIVKNILPLISMTIFFMALYLVMPNTMVKIIPAFIASVIVSIAFLLFQYIFILLQFLLIGYDTVYGGFSVIFIFLIWVRICWFIVILGVHITYLIQNANFDINIENDTINISFNSKLYITFKVLEEIIKRYLNNQSPPNMSDLRKVTTSSPFLIGNVLDDLIRGGYILSSRDYSEKVFCIAKNIEEVSLKEIYDFIANTGEEIYILQDGKITDRIEKIIIDKDYSRTLKSLGGESAEEN; encoded by the coding sequence ATGAAAAATTTATTTGAAAATTTTGGTTCAAAGAAATTTAATACTGAAAATTTAAAATTGATGTTAAAAAGAGCATACGAAAAGTATCAAAGAGCTAATTCTAGCTTCTGGGTAACATCTCTATCTTTTTATACAATCTTAGCGATAGTCCCAATACTTGCTATTTTAGTTAGTTTAAGTAGCTGGTTTGGAGCGGAAGACTATGTAATAAATCAGATTAAAGATATAGCTCCCCTAAAAGGTGGAACATTAGAGTTACTTACTGATTTTTCAAATAATTTATTGATGAATGCTAGAAGTGGTGTCTTAGCAGGAGTTGGATTCTTATTTTTAGGTTGGACATTTATACAGATGTTTTCTCTTATTGAAGAGTCTTTCAATGAAATTTGGCACATAAAAAAATCAAGAAGTCTAATAAGAAAAATTAGTGATTATATATCATTTTTTATTTTCTTACCTTTATTGTTTATTACTTTAAATGGACTTACATTACTTTTATTATCCAAAATAAAGGAAACAATATTTCTTTATTATATAGTGAAAAATATTTTACCTTTAATAAGTATGACAATATTCTTTATGGCACTTTATTTAGTTATGCCAAATACAATGGTAAAGATTATTCCTGCTTTTATAGCATCAGTAATAGTATCAATAGCCTTTTTATTATTTCAATATATTTTTATTTTATTACAATTTTTATTGATAGGCTATGATACAGTATATGGTGGATTTTCAGTAATATTTATATTTTTAATATGGGTAAGAATATGTTGGTTTATAGTAATTTTAGGAGTTCATATAACATATTTAATCCAAAATGCTAACTTTGATATAAATATAGAAAATGATACTATTAATATCAGTTTCAACTCAAAATTATATATAACATTCAAAGTTTTAGAAGAGATTATAAAGAGATATTTAAATAATCAATCTCCACCTAACATGAGTGATTTAAGAAAGGTAACAACGTCATCTCCTTTTTTAATTGGAAATGTATTAGATGACTTAATTAGAGGTGGTTATATACTTAGTAGTAGAGATTATTCTGAAAAAGTTTTTTGTATTGCTAAAAATATAGAAGAAGTCTCTTTAAAAGAAATATATGATTTTATTGCTAATACAGGTGAAGAAATATATATTTTGCAAGATGGAAAAATAACTGATAGAATAGAAAAAATAATAATAGATAAAGATTATAGTAGAACATTAAAGAGTTTAGGAGGAGAAAGTGCAGAAGAAAATTAA
- the priA gene encoding replication restart helicase PriA — MQYFDIYIDSMKGIYTYSDKNDEFEVGENVIVPFRNIKKLGFIIRKNLKESFEFKVLNISSKVKNSLKLSNEQIKLIEWMVDYYLTSYDSVIKAMIPKKIKISYSNIYFINLNKLNILSLYLDNGIIKYMISLTTISYNTAKTKFKKSIVDNLINKNFLYKNDNNICINIEKFLELKEENKEIFEYFYKKTTIKKEKLEEKFKKIDIRELEENEILKIEANINEKKEYISDNTEKVFKKKSLLNKKQLAIKENIENSDKKYFLLKGVTGSGKTEIYIELIKKAFFEGYGSIFLVPEISLTPQMVERFQSEFKNNIAILHSSLSDIERAKEWESIYTGEKKIILGVRSAIFSPVKNLKYIILDEEHEATYKQDSSPRYNTKYVAIKRCLDEGAKLILGSATPSIESYYYAKTGIYELLSLDDRYGNAEMPDIEIVDMKQEDDLFFSKALLEEIKNTLLKNEQVILLLNRKGYSTYIQCKDCGYVEECDNCSIKMSYYKSTNKYKCNYCGKQIHYTGKCTKCGSTNLIHSGKGIERIEEELKKYFDVPTIKVDSELSRNKDYFSRIYKDFSDKKYSILIGTQIIAKGLHFPNVTLVGVINSDIILNFPDFRSGEKTFQLLTQVSGRAGRGDKKGKVIIQTYEPENNVIKDSKEENYDLFYEKEISSRKIFSYPPFSKILNIGFSSEDEARLLDISKKFYDEIKSQDIESYGPMPSMVYKVQKRFRMNIFVKGSKKKIDKFKLFLKKKLNEFNDTKVRIVVDIDPINMM; from the coding sequence ATGCAATACTTTGATATTTATATAGACTCAATGAAAGGAATATATACTTACTCTGATAAAAATGATGAATTTGAAGTTGGAGAAAATGTTATTGTACCTTTTAGAAATATTAAAAAATTAGGTTTTATAATAAGAAAAAATTTAAAAGAAAGTTTTGAATTCAAAGTATTGAATATTTCATCTAAAGTAAAAAATTCATTAAAATTATCAAATGAGCAAATAAAGCTTATTGAATGGATGGTAGATTACTATTTAACTTCCTATGACAGTGTCATAAAAGCTATGATACCTAAAAAGATAAAAATATCATATAGTAATATTTATTTTATTAATCTTAATAAACTTAATATTTTAAGTCTGTATTTGGATAATGGTATAATCAAATATATGATTTCTTTAACAACAATTTCATATAATACAGCTAAAACTAAATTTAAAAAGTCTATTGTTGATAATTTAATAAATAAAAATTTTCTATATAAAAATGATAATAATATTTGTATAAATATAGAAAAGTTTTTAGAGTTAAAAGAAGAAAATAAAGAAATATTTGAATATTTCTATAAAAAAACTACTATAAAAAAAGAAAAGTTAGAAGAAAAATTTAAAAAAATTGATATAAGAGAGTTAGAAGAAAATGAAATATTAAAAATAGAAGCTAATATAAATGAAAAAAAGGAATATATTTCAGATAACACAGAAAAAGTTTTTAAAAAGAAAAGTCTTTTAAATAAAAAACAATTAGCTATAAAAGAAAATATTGAAAATTCTGATAAGAAATATTTTCTTTTAAAAGGAGTTACTGGCTCTGGAAAAACAGAAATATATATAGAGCTTATTAAAAAAGCCTTCTTTGAAGGTTATGGAAGTATATTTCTAGTTCCAGAAATTTCATTGACTCCACAGATGGTTGAAAGATTTCAATCTGAATTTAAAAATAATATTGCTATATTACATAGTAGTTTAAGTGATATAGAAAGAGCTAAAGAATGGGAAAGTATATATACTGGAGAGAAAAAAATAATTTTAGGTGTTAGATCTGCTATCTTTTCCCCAGTAAAAAATTTAAAATATATTATTTTAGATGAGGAACATGAAGCTACATATAAGCAAGATAGTAGTCCAAGATATAATACTAAATATGTAGCTATAAAAAGATGTCTTGATGAGGGAGCAAAGTTGATTTTGGGCTCTGCTACTCCTTCTATTGAAAGCTATTATTATGCTAAAACAGGTATCTATGAACTTTTAAGTTTAGATGATAGATATGGTAATGCGGAAATGCCAGATATAGAAATAGTTGACATGAAACAAGAAGATGATTTATTTTTTAGTAAAGCACTTCTTGAAGAAATTAAAAATACCTTATTGAAAAATGAGCAAGTTATATTACTTCTCAATAGAAAAGGTTATTCTACATATATTCAATGTAAGGATTGTGGTTATGTAGAAGAATGTGATAACTGCTCAATTAAAATGAGTTACTATAAAAGTACAAATAAGTATAAGTGTAATTATTGTGGAAAACAAATTCATTATACTGGAAAATGCACAAAGTGTGGAAGTACAAATTTAATTCACAGTGGTAAAGGTATTGAAAGAATAGAAGAAGAATTAAAAAAATATTTTGATGTTCCTACGATAAAAGTTGATAGTGAATTATCAAGAAATAAAGACTATTTTTCAAGAATATATAAAGATTTCTCTGATAAAAAATACAGTATCTTAATAGGAACTCAAATCATAGCTAAGGGCTTACATTTTCCTAATGTAACTTTGGTTGGAGTTATAAATTCTGATATAATTTTGAATTTTCCAGATTTTAGATCAGGAGAAAAAACTTTTCAATTATTGACACAAGTTTCTGGAAGAGCTGGACGAGGGGATAAAAAAGGAAAAGTTATTATTCAAACTTATGAGCCAGAAAATAATGTAATAAAAGATAGTAAAGAAGAAAATTATGATTTATTCTATGAAAAAGAAATAAGTTCAAGAAAAATTTTTTCTTACCCTCCCTTTTCAAAAATTTTAAATATAGGTTTTAGTTCAGAAGATGAAGCTAGACTTTTAGATATATCTAAAAAGTTTTATGATGAAATAAAATCACAAGATATAGAATCATATGGTCCTATGCCAAGTATGGTATATAAGGTTCAAAAAAGATTTAGAATGAATATTTTTGTAAAAGGTAGTAAAAAGAAAATTGATAAATTTAAACTATTTTTAAAGAAAAAATTAAATGAATTTAATGATACAAAAGTTAGAATAGTTGTTGATATAGATCCAATTAATATGATGTAG
- the def gene encoding peptide deformylase has product MIYEIKKYGEDVLKQIAKKVELSEINDEFRQFLDDMVETMYETDGIGLAAPQIGVSKRIFVCDDGNGMLRKVINPIVVPLTEETQEFEEGCLSVPGIYKKVERPKRVLLKYLNEYGEEVEEIAEKFLAVVVQHENDHLDGILFVEKISPMAKRLIAKKLANIKKETKRIKEENE; this is encoded by the coding sequence ATGATTTATGAAATAAAAAAATATGGAGAAGATGTATTAAAGCAAATTGCAAAAAAAGTTGAATTAAGTGAAATAAATGATGAATTTAGGCAATTTTTAGATGATATGGTTGAAACTATGTATGAAACTGATGGAATAGGACTTGCTGCACCACAAATAGGAGTGAGTAAAAGGATATTTGTATGTGATGATGGTAATGGCATGCTAAGAAAAGTTATAAATCCAATAGTTGTTCCATTAACAGAAGAAACACAAGAGTTTGAAGAAGGGTGTTTAAGTGTTCCAGGAATCTATAAAAAAGTTGAAAGACCTAAAAGAGTTTTATTGAAATACTTAAATGAATATGGTGAAGAAGTAGAAGAAATTGCAGAAAAATTTTTAGCAGTTGTAGTACAACATGAAAATGACCATTTAGATGGGATTTTATTTGTTGAAAAAATTTCTCCTATGGCAAAAAGACTTATAGCAAAAAAATTAGCAAATATAAAAAAAGAAACTAAAAGGATAAAAGAAGAAAATGAATAA
- a CDS encoding MATE family efflux transporter — translation MNIKEFLFEDKKLIKRIFKIAIPSLFDLLAQTLISTSDMIMVSSIGASAISSVGVGSAAFNAIIPALIAVAIGTTAILSRAYGAKNKEEGQKALMQSYFIAIPIGIILMFLFFFFAKPIIEIVGNAKDLNLEDAIIYQKTTAIGFVFLSIGITTFYAFRALGKNKIPMIGNTMVLIVNIIFNYLFIYILKWGVFGAALATSIARGSVVIMCIYLIFVNKRQWLSLNIKKMKFDYFIAKRIIKVGIPAAVEQLALRFGMLIFEIMVISLGNLNYAAHKIALTAESFSFNLGFAVSLAATALVGQELGKNSPKNALKNGYLCTLIGLIIMSTMGLLFFIAPNLLISLFTDDPQVVSLSTMALRLVSICQPFLAISMILSGALRGAGATRSVLFITFFGIFLVRIPITYVFLYIFNMGLAGAWIVMTIDLIFRSSLCFYTFKKGKWKYLKV, via the coding sequence ATGAATATAAAAGAGTTTTTATTTGAAGATAAAAAACTCATTAAAAGAATTTTTAAAATAGCAATTCCTTCACTTTTTGATTTACTTGCTCAAACATTAATTTCAACTTCTGATATGATAATGGTGTCAAGCATAGGAGCTTCTGCAATAAGTTCTGTTGGAGTTGGAAGTGCTGCATTCAATGCAATTATACCTGCATTAATAGCAGTTGCAATAGGAACAACTGCTATCTTAAGTAGAGCCTATGGAGCAAAAAATAAAGAAGAAGGACAGAAAGCTTTAATGCAAAGCTATTTTATAGCTATTCCTATTGGAATTATTTTAATGTTTTTATTCTTCTTTTTTGCTAAACCTATTATAGAAATTGTAGGAAATGCAAAAGACTTAAATTTAGAAGATGCTATTATATATCAAAAGACAACTGCTATTGGCTTTGTATTTTTATCTATCGGAATAACTACTTTTTATGCTTTTAGAGCTTTGGGAAAAAATAAAATTCCAATGATAGGAAATACAATGGTACTCATTGTAAATATAATATTTAACTATCTGTTTATATATATTTTAAAATGGGGAGTTTTTGGAGCAGCTCTTGCCACATCAATAGCAAGAGGTTCTGTTGTAATTATGTGTATATATTTAATTTTTGTAAATAAAAGACAATGGCTTTCACTTAATATAAAAAAAATGAAGTTTGATTACTTTATAGCTAAAAGAATTATTAAAGTTGGAATACCTGCTGCTGTTGAGCAATTAGCTTTAAGATTCGGTATGCTTATTTTTGAAATAATGGTTATATCATTAGGAAACTTAAACTATGCTGCACATAAAATTGCACTTACAGCCGAATCCTTTTCATTTAATTTAGGTTTTGCTGTATCTCTTGCTGCTACTGCTTTAGTAGGACAAGAGTTAGGTAAAAATTCTCCTAAAAATGCTTTAAAAAATGGATATCTTTGCACTCTTATTGGACTTATAATTATGTCTACAATGGGACTTTTATTTTTTATAGCACCTAATTTATTGATTTCATTATTTACAGATGACCCACAAGTTGTTTCTTTGTCAACAATGGCATTAAGACTTGTTTCCATCTGTCAACCTTTCCTAGCAATATCAATGATATTATCTGGTGCATTGAGAGGAGCAGGAGCAACTAGATCTGTACTTTTTATTACATTTTTTGGAATATTCTTGGTAAGAATACCAATAACTTATGTATTTTTATATATTTTTAATATGGGACTTGCTGGTGCTTGGATAGTAATGACAATAGACTTAATTTTTAGAAGCTCACTATGTTTTTATACATTTAAAAAAGGAAAATGGAAATACCTAAAAGTATGA